One Mytilus trossulus isolate FHL-02 chromosome 5, PNRI_Mtr1.1.1.hap1, whole genome shotgun sequence DNA segment encodes these proteins:
- the LOC134719595 gene encoding uncharacterized protein LOC134719595: MASLKIQIEDNSKQNVVNHTDGNTQIEGAISISWTQLFAICILMQVIRKCILCLVAFGFGFSVAYLTIGGDLSCKPNHSQNLPELDQQISNITKILGEIQMTSADSKRVAVTMCLQGYHTVSENKILQFSDVRELSGITENDGVYVCKYKGVYLISVTVVSDTNDAQFMLFQNSDPKMKGLVSNDPQQRPNSIYFEYGATIVAALQLDRDDSIRIVAERKMTISPYGTCLTIVKLR, encoded by the exons ATGGCTTCtcttaaaatacaaattgaagACAATTCTAAACAAAACGTTGTTAATCATACAGATGGAAACACACAGATTGAAGGTGCAATCAGTATATCGTGGACGCAGTTGTTTGCCATATGTATCCTGATGCAAGTGATACGTAAATGTATACTCTGCTTGGTGGCGTTTGGGTTCGGCTTCTCTGTAGCTTATCTAACAATTGGTG GAGACTTAAGCTGTAAGCCAAACCATTCACAGAACCTACCAGAACTGGACCAACAGATATCAAACATAACAAAGATTCTTGGTGAAATTCAGATGACGTCAGCCGATAGCAAGCGAG ttgCAGTTACAATGTGCTTACAAGGATACCACACAGTTTCCGAGAATAAAATTCTCCAGTTTTCAGACGTTCGGGAGCTCTCAGGAATTACCGAAAATGATGGTGTATACGTTTGTAAATACAAAGGAGTGTACCTTATATCAGTTACCGTTGTTTCTGACACGAATGATGCGCAGTTTATGTTGTTTCAAAACTCAGATCCCAAGATGAAAGGGTTAGTGTCTAACGATCCCCAACAACGACCTAACTCAATTTACTTTGAATATGGCGCCACAATCGTTGCTGCACTACAACTAGACAGAGATGATAGTATCAGAATTGTAGCGGAGAGAAAAATGACGATAAGCCCGTATGGTACTTGTTTAACAATTGTAAAGCtgagataa